In Burkholderia pyrrocinia, the following proteins share a genomic window:
- a CDS encoding YncE family protein: MRLRISAAVTLTTFAIAALCATLPHAARAATPVADSAGSAAAPLRLIGSTALPDYKGDFDHFAADIAGGRLFLAGEDGATLEVFDLGSGKHLRTIKGFDQPHSILYLPDVNRLIVTDSGAGMTRIVDGASYRIIGSIPLTVGADSMRYDPSRRHMYIVTGGKNAVPKMTQTIVSEVDPRTGSHIGDVKFDTDFTESMAAEQHGRRLFVNVTGKSTLAVVDKATRSVIASWPIHGAALNAPMAFDERNQRLFVGTRKPFKLLVLDAANGNTIASFDAPQRTNEVIFDEENQRIYMAGDDYLGVIQQKDRDHYEEMARVPTAKGAKTAILVPARKCLYVAVSPGDAGTGGRLMRFDVLPMTGAKALASR, from the coding sequence ATGCGTTTGCGAATTTCCGCGGCCGTCACGCTGACGACGTTCGCGATCGCGGCCCTGTGCGCGACGCTGCCGCACGCCGCCCGCGCGGCGACGCCCGTGGCCGATTCCGCTGGCTCCGCAGCCGCGCCGTTGCGGTTGATCGGCAGCACGGCATTGCCGGACTACAAAGGCGATTTCGACCACTTCGCCGCAGACATCGCCGGCGGTCGACTGTTCCTCGCCGGTGAAGACGGGGCCACGCTCGAAGTATTCGATCTCGGCAGCGGCAAGCATCTGCGCACGATCAAGGGCTTCGACCAGCCACACTCGATTCTGTATTTGCCCGACGTGAACCGTCTGATCGTCACTGACAGCGGCGCCGGCATGACGCGCATCGTCGACGGCGCGAGCTATCGCATCATCGGCTCGATTCCGCTCACCGTCGGCGCGGACTCGATGCGCTACGATCCGTCACGCCGACATATGTACATCGTCACGGGCGGCAAGAATGCCGTACCGAAAATGACGCAAACGATCGTTTCGGAAGTCGATCCGCGCACCGGCAGCCATATCGGCGACGTGAAATTCGATACCGACTTTACCGAGTCGATGGCGGCCGAACAGCATGGCCGTCGCCTCTTCGTCAACGTGACGGGCAAGAGCACGCTCGCCGTCGTCGACAAGGCAACACGCAGCGTCATTGCGAGCTGGCCGATCCATGGCGCAGCGCTGAATGCGCCGATGGCGTTCGACGAGCGGAATCAGCGTCTGTTCGTCGGCACGCGCAAGCCGTTCAAGCTGCTGGTGCTCGATGCCGCAAACGGCAACACGATCGCGTCGTTCGACGCGCCGCAGCGCACCAACGAAGTGATCTTCGATGAGGAGAACCAGCGCATTTACATGGCTGGCGACGACTATCTGGGCGTGATCCAGCAGAAGGATCGCGACCATTACGAAGAAATGGCGCGCGTGCCGACGGCCAAGGGCGCCAAGACGGCCATTCTGGTGCCTGCCCGCAAATGTCTTTATGTCGCGGTCTCGCCTGGCGATGCCGGAACCGGCGGCCGGCTGATGCGCTTCGACGTCCTGCCGATGACAGGCGCGAAGGCGTTGGCCAGCAGGTAA